AGaacgttggagacaataacttgcACCATCGTTTACTTTTAGGTATGTACTTTGTgaatatcgttaacatgtactaatacacactcaaAACCATACTGAAAATCAGATCATATCTTTCTGGAAGCAAATACCTAAGACAGGAAAAACTGATGCATCTACAAGTACAGCAAGTATTGAAATGAATACCTGGCATGTTCTCCTCCAGCCTGGTCTCCTCCAGCCTGGTCTCTTGGATTTCTTTGTCACACAGGATTGTCTCTGAAATAAAAAGGCAGGTTACAAAACCATCACAGCGCAATTCGGAGTGTACTACAAAAACAATATCTGCATTTTCTTATAGTTGTCTAATAAAAAGGCATTGGTACCATTTGGGGAGATGTTGATATCATCTAGGGTCTTTCCTTTAAACTCCGATAAACGCCCCTGCTCAAGGGCCATGAGAATCTTACTGATCTTTGCAAGCTGGAGAGTGCCCTCAGGTAAGCGATAGAACTGGCGATGGACTCTGATATCATGTCCAAGGAAATCTGCTAGTTGATCAAGCTCCGTGTCATTGAGATTGAGTACTTTTGAGAGTGTAGCAACATGCTTTCTGAGCTTTGTAGAGGTGAGTGAGAGGGGGTTCTTGGCTCCACAAGCTTTCACAAAGTCACGAATGCAATCTGACCCTCTGTAGTGGGACATTGCATATGGCCGTGCAAAAATGTATGAGTTGTTATCAGCCACTCCACATTCTTTTCTCTTCTCCACAAGCAAATTAAGGGAATCTACCATCGCAGGAGTTAAGAGCACAGGCACCTTCCGTCCTCTCTTACCTCTTATTTCAAGTCTCACAAAATGCTTGCAGAGACTTTTCTCTAGCTCAGAGAGAGCTACATTGACATCTTCATGAGGATCTGATTTGTCTCTTAGGATGAATGTTGAAACAAGCATTTTGGACACTTCTCCTTCTCTACGCCTATTGAATAAAATAACTTGTGCAAGAGTTACTTTGGTCAAGTTAGCCCAATTGCAAGATGAGCATTCTGATGTCAAGTCACTGTAGAACTGGCGCTGCTTGTCATCCAGGTAGCAATGCAGAGTTCTTACATCTTCTGTAAAAGGTAACAGCTGTGGGGAATTCCACTTGGACTCTGTGAGACCCTGTAAGGCTTTGGCTGATATAAGCTCATTCCACCTGGCATCATAAACCTGACGAAAGCAACGAGCCGCTTTTGCACCATCATGATCACCTTTCATCATTGCATCGGTTTCAAGGAGCATGGACACATTTTTCAGTCCATGTCCAAGCTTTAGAGCAAGTGTTGCGGTTTTGTATTTGCTAGTTTCCTCGTTGAAACCCGCTGTGTGTTTTACTGCAGTAACTGCTAACATGAAGTTTTCTGGTGTGACATAATCTTTGATAGTTTGCAGTGGTGTAACCTCTTTACCATGTAAACGCAGCCGACCAAGCTCCCTCAACTTTTGACGAATGTATTCATGCTTGCTGACATCAGCTCCAAGCCTGTTATATAGATGTTTTCCAAACTCCATGATGCACTGATCATTTTTTACTTCAAAAGAGATATCATCTTGTGTCATGTTGCTCACCAGCTTCCAAACACTTTCACTAACCGCAGAGGGTGCCGGTTCAGCAAACGCACAGAGGGATTGGACTCTAGTTTTTCCAGGTTTAGATTTAACACTACTAGGTTTGAATTTACAGCTCTGCACGTGTCTCCAAAGCACTCTTTTCAGAAACAACCCTTGACAGTACACACAGTGAATGAAGTCTTGACCCTCACACTTTTCTTTTGGTTGTTTGAAGGGAACAAGAATTCCAGACCCTGTTTTTATAACTTCGGCATTATGTGCAAAGTTTCCTTTGTTTCTCAAAAATTCAAGCTGCAATTTCCTTTGACGGGATCCCTTTGGAAAACTCAATGCTCTTGAAACCTCAGTCTCGTTTAGGTGAGCACGCTCCAAGTGCCTAGACATTTTTTGGACCGCTGAACTACAATATAAGCAGTACTGTCGCTTGTTGTACATTCGAGATCCATTACTCTTTCTGACGACAGCAGGAACAAGTACTGATACATCTCCAACTGTTGCTTTACTTGATGTGTTGCTGTCAGGAACATTATGTTGGATGTGTGTAATAGCAGCAATTCTGTCATTGTCCTGGAATTTAGCAAGAGGTGTCTTGAATTTGCGCTTGCATGGAAGTGAACGACCTACTGTAGCATCAGCTTGACTTTTTAATGATAGTTCTTGGCTCATGCTACTATCTGTACTATCCCCGCTTGTGGATGGAACATATTCTTCTCCACTGTCCAGGCTTGAttcacttagtttttcagttcgAACAGAAATCTTCTGATTAACCTatacaaatataacaacaaATAAGCTACACAACACACAACTAGGTTTTTCCAATAGGAGTAATTTAATTATAGCTACACAGATGACTACAGTGATAATGtataaaatctaaatattatTGGTTACAATAGTTTTTCTATTTTCATGGCTAAAGCCTGTTGTTGTTCACAACAAAGTCACAGGATGCAAATATAATTATGTAAGAATACCTTAGATTATCATGTGCATTCTCGTCTCAAATGTCTATTTTTTAAGTCTACATTTCTTAataattttgtacataaaatgcTTCTAGAGTAAAACTTGTTCGCTTTTGATATATCCGTCTTGAAAGTAATAAAAATCACGTGGGTCATAAAATGTGCCTTTAGGAGAGAACAACTGTAGACCATCGAGCTGCTTCATCTGTAGCCTGGTAAGAAAGCTCAGTGTGTATGTAAAAGTGCATTTATGTGGATATTTAATCCTACCCATTCCTGCCAAGATGCGCACAAATGAcatgcagtgtgattatcgtgcaatagatacacCAAATTCAGCTTTTGAGTAATGCtaaataattattcttctaaatatcaataatatccatttatcatttatcattcttgcgtagaaatGGGCGTATttgttggcgtaagattatgcttacactcctctcaccgcctgatttatgaagtTGAGCGCACCTTTGAAATTCAAGTGTAAGCAATacctgcccttcataaatgccgcggctgaaaATGATCGTAATTAGaaaaacatgcccatataaattcaagtctacgcttcccccacgccctcattttgCGCTATTGACACACggaagacggcaaagaagagaaaACAGGGAagtgggattaaagacacattaaaaattgcatgacaatttgtaatatttgttttttgatatttagaagaataattatt
This window of the Misgurnus anguillicaudatus chromosome 19, ASM2758022v2, whole genome shotgun sequence genome carries:
- the LOC129434877 gene encoding uncharacterized protein; this translates as MQIHKEEVTRKRKRLKPEAVALQHVRSATDSTCFLEARHINQIKGRGVFALSPFQKGDFVVEYRGEMIDSAEAQARRNKYHPSQAVFMFDFYWHDKQWCIDAAVENGSLGRLVNDDHVNPNCRIKKIVADGKPHLVLFALQNIERGDEITYDYGGSDWPWRVNENNQELVESSNTRTQDGNEVSPSILKVDGAHSTNVGFEQNNQELVESSNTRIQDGNEVSPSILKVTKKPMNSLVQYTDSEVSSGPDFSSPQPDTVSDLPCSSIQQFSSKSTVEGEHELRRPKLRRIKGIPMEETLHWSEELFDSPDEENIQAVVPRLKRTRRSFDSSTDEDEDNVVHKTVPRHMKSRSILVNQKISVRTEKLSESSLDSGEEYVPSTSGDSTDSSMSQELSLKSQADATVGRSLPCKRKFKTPLAKFQDNDRIAAITHIQHNVPDSNTSSKATVGDVSVLVPAVVRKSNGSRMYNKRQYCLYCSSAVQKMSRHLERAHLNETEVSRALSFPKGSRQRKLQLEFLRNKGNFAHNAEVIKTGSGILVPFKQPKEKCEGQDFIHCVYCQGLFLKRVLWRHVQSCKFKPSSVKSKPGKTRVQSLCAFAEPAPSAVSESVWKLVSNMTQDDISFEVKNDQCIMEFGKHLYNRLGADVSKHEYIRQKLRELGRLRLHGKEVTPLQTIKDYVTPENFMLAVTAVKHTAGFNEETSKYKTATLALKLGHGLKNVSMLLETDAMMKGDHDGAKAARCFRQVYDARWNELISAKALQGLTESKWNSPQLLPFTEDVRTLHCYLDDKQRQFYSDLTSECSSCNWANLTKVTLAQVILFNRRREGEVSKMLVSTFILRDKSDPHEDVNVALSELEKSLCKHFVRLEIRGKRGRKVPVLLTPAMVDSLNLLVEKRKECGVADNNSYIFARPYAMSHYRGSDCIRDFVKACGAKNPLSLTSTKLRKHVATLSKVLNLNDTELDQLADFLGHDIRVHRQFYRLPEGTLQLAKISKILMALEQGRLSEFKGKTLDDINISPNETILCDKEIQETRLEETRLEENMPDSVVSTRLSNVTSQNENQHPRNKDCVEDTTESPCASGSRMRNYTKKNSQAMQLSSPKKGRKPVKKKNWQKVEVDAVEKHMMHFIESCRVPGKAACDLCLKSEPEALKQRDWLAIKFYIKNRISALKRNICS